One Alkaliphilus sp. B6464 genomic window carries:
- a CDS encoding ABC transporter ATP-binding protein — MAETVIELKNITKQFPGVLANDNISLEINKGEVFAIVGENGAGKSTLMKIMYGLYKPTAGEVYIKGEKIQNFNPKTAIDKGVGMVHQHFMLVPSFTIAQNVVLGMEIRKKNIFVDEKKAIENTKKISEEYGLKVDPKLPVEMVSVGIQQRVEILKTLYRGADVLILDEPTAVLTPQETEELFVVIRRLVKEMGKTVIIITHKLNEVLAISNRVAVMRAGKLIGIKNTNEVDEKILSEMMVGKEVLFDKLHKENKQGEVLVQVDNLKAKDKRGFMALNGVSFQVKAGEILGVAGIEGNGQTELIEAISGMTPIEGGRVEILNTDTTKFNTNQIRNIGVSHIAEDRMSTGLNGKGSIMENMLMGKQHTEPFAKKGIHLKSDIVRNFSKKLIDKFDVRTASENVKVENLSGGNMQKVVIAREFSFDSKVLLISQPTRGVDIGAIEFIHEEIIKKRNEGCAVLLVSAELDEIFRLSDRIITMYEGKITGEFNTDEIDKSDIGYYMTGNRSKEVNS; from the coding sequence ATGGCAGAAACTGTAATAGAATTAAAAAATATTACTAAACAATTTCCAGGAGTGCTGGCAAATGATAATATATCCCTAGAAATTAATAAAGGTGAAGTATTTGCCATCGTAGGAGAAAATGGGGCTGGAAAATCAACATTGATGAAAATTATGTATGGTCTTTATAAACCTACTGCTGGTGAAGTATACATTAAGGGAGAAAAAATACAGAATTTTAATCCAAAAACTGCTATAGATAAAGGAGTGGGAATGGTTCATCAGCACTTTATGCTAGTTCCATCCTTTACAATAGCGCAAAATGTTGTATTAGGTATGGAAATAAGAAAAAAGAATATTTTTGTTGATGAAAAAAAAGCTATTGAAAACACTAAAAAGATTAGTGAGGAATATGGACTTAAAGTAGACCCTAAACTTCCTGTAGAGATGGTATCAGTTGGTATTCAGCAAAGAGTTGAAATATTAAAAACCCTATACAGAGGTGCAGATGTGCTTATATTAGACGAGCCTACTGCTGTACTTACACCCCAGGAAACTGAAGAATTATTTGTTGTAATTAGACGATTAGTAAAAGAGATGGGTAAAACCGTAATAATAATTACTCATAAGCTAAATGAGGTTCTTGCTATATCTAATAGAGTAGCAGTTATGAGGGCAGGTAAGCTTATAGGAATTAAAAATACTAATGAGGTTGATGAAAAGATTTTATCTGAAATGATGGTAGGGAAAGAAGTTTTATTCGATAAACTACACAAGGAAAATAAACAGGGAGAAGTGCTTGTACAAGTTGATAATTTAAAAGCTAAGGATAAAAGAGGGTTTATGGCTTTAAATGGAGTTTCATTTCAAGTAAAAGCTGGTGAAATTCTCGGAGTTGCAGGGATAGAAGGAAATGGACAAACGGAGCTAATAGAAGCTATAAGTGGTATGACTCCTATAGAAGGCGGAAGGGTGGAAATATTAAATACAGATACTACTAAATTCAATACTAATCAAATTAGAAATATAGGGGTTTCTCATATAGCTGAAGATAGAATGTCTACTGGTTTAAATGGAAAAGGTTCTATTATGGAAAATATGCTTATGGGTAAACAGCATACTGAGCCATTTGCAAAGAAAGGTATACATCTTAAATCTGATATTGTAAGAAACTTTTCAAAGAAACTTATAGATAAGTTTGATGTAAGAACAGCCAGTGAAAATGTAAAAGTAGAAAATCTATCTGGAGGAAATATGCAAAAAGTAGTCATTGCTAGGGAGTTTTCTTTTGATTCTAAAGTATTATTGATATCCCAACCAACTAGGGGAGTAGACATAGGTGCTATAGAATTTATACATGAGGAAATTATAAAAAAACGAAATGAAGGCTGTGCAGTATTGCTAGTATCTGCAGAGTTAGATGAAATATTTAGATTATCAGATAGAATTATAACTATGTATGAAGGAAAAATTACAGGAGAGTTTAATACCGATGAAATAGATAAAAGTGATATAGGCTATTATATGACTGGAAATAGATCGAAAGAGGTGAATTCCTAA
- a CDS encoding MBL fold metallo-hydrolase RNA specificity domain-containing protein, with protein sequence MKIQFLGAAKVVTGSSILITSNKYNILLDCGLFQGSEDLETLNKDDFPFNPSEIDFLLLSHSHIDHSGRTPKLVKEGFRGKILCTKATKDLCEIMLVDSAHIQESDTEWENRKAKRSGKPPVKPLYTIEDALLSLRYFESALYDQKIKLNEEISIRFRDAGHILGSSIIEIWIEEDKDTVKIVFSGDLGMKNKPLIRDPQIVEDADYLILESTYGNRVHENVEKRMEKLTDIINKTVLRGGTVLIPSFAVGRTQELIYELKQYYENNNDLDTFMKVPIYIDSPMAISATQIFKKNSYSFDEKAKDIILSGNNPLDFENLYFVRDHKESMALNNSDFPKVIISASGMCTAGRIRHHLKHNLWKAKNSVVFVGYQANGTLGRILKDGAKSVKLLGETIAVLSEIYSVEGFSGHIDQPGILEWLRGFKKKPKKVFLVHGEEDSLNTLSKLIEEKLDMSTTIPNMGYMFQIENEVLKAYSGEVLEPIKRKENIKKELQEVYDQFENLSSQTNKFINDSLLEKEYDTLKNKLIDLQRELLDLGMILGSRK encoded by the coding sequence ATGAAAATTCAATTTTTAGGAGCTGCAAAGGTTGTTACTGGATCTAGTATATTAATTACATCAAATAAGTATAATATTTTATTAGACTGTGGATTATTTCAAGGAAGTGAGGATTTAGAAACTTTAAATAAGGATGATTTTCCATTTAATCCATCTGAAATAGACTTCCTGCTTCTAAGTCATTCCCATATAGATCATAGTGGGAGGACCCCAAAGCTTGTTAAAGAAGGCTTTAGGGGAAAAATCCTCTGTACTAAAGCAACCAAAGACCTTTGTGAAATTATGCTAGTAGATAGTGCACATATTCAAGAAAGTGATACAGAGTGGGAAAATCGCAAAGCAAAAAGATCTGGTAAGCCACCAGTTAAGCCCTTATATACTATCGAAGATGCTCTTTTAAGCCTTCGCTATTTTGAATCTGCCCTATATGATCAAAAAATAAAATTAAATGAAGAAATATCTATACGCTTCCGTGATGCAGGGCATATATTAGGATCTTCAATAATTGAAATATGGATTGAGGAAGATAAAGATACTGTGAAAATAGTATTCTCAGGAGATTTAGGTATGAAAAATAAGCCTCTTATTCGTGATCCACAAATAGTTGAAGATGCAGACTACCTTATTTTAGAATCTACCTACGGTAATAGGGTTCATGAAAATGTGGAAAAGCGAATGGAAAAGCTTACGGATATTATAAATAAAACAGTATTAAGGGGAGGAACAGTGCTCATCCCTTCATTTGCTGTTGGACGAACTCAAGAATTAATTTATGAACTAAAACAATATTATGAAAATAACAATGATCTAGATACATTTATGAAAGTTCCCATATATATAGATAGTCCTATGGCTATTTCTGCCACTCAAATTTTTAAAAAGAATTCCTATTCTTTTGATGAAAAAGCTAAAGATATTATTTTAAGTGGCAATAATCCATTAGACTTTGAAAACCTTTACTTTGTTAGGGATCATAAGGAATCCATGGCTTTAAACAATTCAGATTTTCCTAAAGTTATCATATCCGCTAGTGGAATGTGTACAGCTGGTAGAATACGCCATCATCTAAAGCATAATTTATGGAAAGCTAAAAATAGTGTTGTATTTGTCGGTTATCAGGCAAATGGAACATTAGGACGTATTTTAAAAGATGGTGCTAAGTCTGTAAAACTACTAGGAGAGACAATAGCTGTGCTATCTGAGATATACAGCGTTGAAGGCTTTTCTGGTCATATAGATCAGCCTGGAATTTTAGAATGGCTACGAGGTTTTAAGAAAAAACCTAAAAAAGTATTTTTAGTCCATGGTGAAGAAGATTCATTAAATACACTTTCAAAACTTATTGAAGAAAAGCTAGATATGTCTACTACAATTCCTAATATGGGATATATGTTCCAAATAGAAAACGAAGTGCTAAAAGCTTACTCTGGTGAGGTATTAGAACCGATTAAAAGAAAGGAAAATATTAAAAAGGAACTACAAGAAGTCTACGACCAATTTGAGAATCTCTCTTCCCAAACTAATAAATTTATAAATGATAGCTTATTAGAAAAAGAATATGATACATTGAAGAATAAGCTCATAGATCTTCAAAGAGAACTTTTAGACTTAGGTATGATACTAGGCAGTAGAAAGTAA
- a CDS encoding Na+/H+ antiporter family protein yields the protein MLTNPVILSVLVMSILCLLKLNVILSLLIAALVGGLAAGMPIADTMKVLIGGMGGNSETALSYILLGALAAAIHTTGVAEILAKKISGWVKGKGIILVGIIAIVSIFSQNLIPVHIAFIPILIPPLIMVMNKLKIDRRAVACALTFGLKAPYVALPVGFGLMFHNIIRDEMIANGMPVVTGDIWRVMWLPGLSMVIGLLIAILFTYRKPREYVDLEGEVDKGTSKETEVIIKMNRTHWVSLIGAVSALVIQIKFESLPLGAIVSLAIMVIFGAIRWKDIDSIINSGIGMMGFIAFVMLAASGYGAVLRETGGVQALVEGAAGLMGGSKLIAASIMVLVGLIITIGIGTSFGTIPIIAAIYVPLASIIGFSIPATIILIGTAAALGDAGSPASDSTLGPTAGLNVDGKHDHIWDTCVPTFIHYNIPLLIAGILGAMIF from the coding sequence ATGTTAACAAACCCAGTTATTTTATCTGTTCTTGTTATGTCAATTTTATGTTTACTAAAGTTAAACGTAATACTTTCTCTACTAATAGCAGCTTTAGTAGGTGGGTTAGCAGCAGGGATGCCTATTGCTGACACTATGAAAGTTTTAATAGGTGGTATGGGGGGGAATTCAGAAACAGCTCTGAGTTATATTCTGTTAGGAGCTTTGGCTGCCGCTATTCATACTACTGGTGTTGCAGAAATATTAGCAAAGAAAATTTCTGGCTGGGTTAAGGGAAAAGGAATTATCTTAGTAGGAATTATCGCAATAGTAAGTATATTCTCGCAAAACCTTATTCCTGTACACATTGCATTTATACCAATATTAATACCTCCATTGATTATGGTAATGAATAAGCTAAAAATAGATAGAAGAGCTGTTGCATGTGCATTAACATTTGGGTTAAAGGCTCCATATGTAGCACTCCCAGTTGGTTTTGGACTTATGTTTCATAACATTATAAGAGATGAGATGATTGCAAATGGAATGCCGGTAGTTACTGGCGATATATGGAGAGTAATGTGGTTACCAGGACTTTCTATGGTAATAGGCTTATTAATAGCAATTCTATTTACCTACAGAAAGCCTAGAGAATATGTAGACTTGGAAGGAGAAGTTGATAAGGGTACAAGTAAGGAAACAGAAGTTATAATTAAAATGAATAGAACTCATTGGGTTTCACTAATTGGAGCAGTATCAGCTCTAGTGATTCAAATAAAATTTGAATCACTACCTCTAGGTGCTATTGTAAGTCTAGCGATTATGGTTATATTTGGAGCTATTAGATGGAAGGATATTGATAGCATAATTAATAGCGGCATAGGTATGATGGGATTTATTGCATTTGTTATGCTTGCTGCTTCTGGTTATGGCGCAGTACTAAGAGAAACTGGAGGAGTCCAAGCTTTAGTAGAAGGTGCCGCAGGTCTTATGGGAGGAAGTAAGCTAATAGCTGCATCCATAATGGTTTTAGTTGGGCTTATTATAACAATAGGTATTGGAACCTCATTTGGTACTATTCCAATAATTGCTGCCATTTATGTTCCCTTAGCATCTATAATAGGATTTAGTATACCTGCAACTATTATATTAATTGGTACTGCTGCTGCATTAGGTGATGCAGGATCGCCAGCTTCTGACAGTACTCTAGGACCAACTGCAGGATTAAATGTGGATGGTAAGCACGATCACATTTGGGATACATGTGTGCCGACTTTTATTCACTACAATATACCATTACTAATCGCAGGTATTTTAGGAGCTATGATTTTTTAA
- a CDS encoding nucleoside phosphorylase produces the protein MLQPHIRCSKEDVSTMVIMPGDPKRVDKIATFLEEVREVSYNREFKTITGYYRGVKVTATSTGIGGASAAIAIEEHCAIGAKYIIRVGSCGALQRNINIGDLIIPISAVRDEGASKMYVESTYPASCDLELISIMVKKAKELNYKFHSGIVRSHDSFYIDDCEELSKYWSRKQVLGSDMETATLFTLGNLRGIKVASILNNVVLFEESTKDSINNLVDEGSEEMKGEENEIILALETFYEISKL, from the coding sequence ATGTTACAACCTCATATACGATGCAGTAAAGAAGATGTTTCAACTATGGTCATTATGCCAGGAGATCCTAAAAGAGTAGACAAAATAGCTACTTTTCTAGAAGAAGTAAGAGAAGTTAGCTACAATAGAGAGTTTAAGACTATAACCGGATATTATAGGGGAGTAAAAGTTACTGCCACATCAACGGGAATAGGTGGGGCTTCTGCAGCTATTGCTATAGAGGAGCATTGTGCTATAGGAGCTAAATATATAATTAGAGTTGGAAGCTGTGGAGCTCTTCAAAGGAATATTAATATTGGGGATCTTATTATTCCTATATCTGCTGTTAGGGATGAAGGAGCATCTAAAATGTATGTTGAATCTACTTATCCTGCATCCTGTGACTTAGAATTAATCAGCATTATGGTGAAGAAGGCAAAGGAATTGAATTATAAGTTTCATAGTGGAATAGTTAGAAGTCATGATTCCTTTTACATAGATGATTGTGAGGAACTATCGAAATATTGGAGTAGGAAACAAGTATTAGGGTCAGATATGGAAACTGCAACCCTATTTACCCTAGGAAATTTAAGAGGTATTAAGGTCGCAAGTATATTGAACAATGTTGTGTTATTTGAGGAAAGTACTAAGGATAGTATTAATAATTTAGTTGATGAAGGTAGTGAGGAAATGAAGGGTGAGGAAAACGAGATTATTTTAGCCCTAGAAACCTTCTATGAAATTTCAAAACTGTAG
- a CDS encoding FAD-dependent oxidoreductase gives MKYDAVVIGSGIAGITFARTYNKYGKKIAIVEKSRLGGTAISTGCLPVKVHKDNLLDFLKSKKVVKSYGVDLNINLNDVYKRGREKILGLQACIEDELEGIDLYFGDGEFLDRNTFKVGEEHLLSEIFVLATGTSPVVLKNCKRAISHKELIDLENLPQELLIVGGGVEAVEIADIYSSYGVKIDMVFREVDILQDSDTDLKNSLVERLRTKNVNFYCEDDITDALEDGDKIKAITAKGNIIKADYLLYTSIRKLNKINGLEDLAIICDENKIHVDNNLKTSVENIYAIGDVNGMLGMAHVAYNQGLSLAKYLCTGKEINKNYSSLPRSIFTLQEISGIGKNENDLKTEDYKVSKVNLRNLYRGYAKELDGFAKLIYRDNELLGYWIVSDNSSDLMADSALWFDGGCTLEKISQSLFINPSLLEVLPELYLKSIKGDE, from the coding sequence GTGAAGTATGATGCAGTAGTAATAGGATCGGGAATAGCAGGAATAACCTTTGCAAGAACTTATAACAAATATGGGAAAAAGATCGCTATAGTGGAAAAATCAAGATTAGGTGGGACAGCTATTTCTACAGGTTGTCTGCCTGTAAAGGTACATAAAGATAATTTATTAGACTTTTTAAAGAGTAAAAAAGTTGTAAAATCCTATGGAGTAGATTTAAATATTAATTTAAATGATGTATATAAAAGAGGTCGCGAAAAAATATTAGGTCTGCAAGCCTGTATAGAGGATGAATTAGAAGGAATAGATTTATATTTTGGAGATGGTGAATTTTTAGATAGAAATACATTTAAAGTAGGAGAAGAACATTTGCTTTCTGAAATTTTTGTACTCGCCACAGGTACATCTCCAGTTGTACTTAAAAATTGTAAAAGAGCAATTAGTCATAAGGAATTAATAGATCTAGAAAATTTACCTCAAGAATTATTAATAGTAGGTGGCGGGGTAGAAGCTGTAGAAATTGCAGATATATATTCTTCCTACGGGGTAAAGATAGATATGGTCTTTCGTGAAGTAGATATTCTACAGGATTCAGATACAGACTTAAAGAATAGCTTGGTAGAAAGACTTAGAACTAAAAATGTTAATTTTTACTGTGAAGATGATATTACAGACGCTTTGGAAGATGGAGATAAGATAAAGGCTATAACTGCTAAAGGGAATATTATAAAAGCAGATTATTTATTATACACTTCCATTAGAAAGCTAAATAAGATAAACGGTCTAGAGGATTTAGCGATAATCTGTGATGAAAATAAAATCCATGTAGACAATAACTTAAAAACTTCTGTAGAAAATATTTATGCTATTGGCGATGTTAATGGTATGCTAGGTATGGCCCATGTTGCATATAATCAAGGGCTATCTTTAGCAAAATATCTATGTACAGGAAAAGAAATTAATAAAAACTATAGCTCACTTCCTAGAAGTATATTTACTCTACAGGAAATATCTGGTATAGGAAAAAATGAAAATGATTTAAAAACTGAAGATTATAAGGTTTCAAAGGTTAATTTAAGAAATTTATATAGGGGTTATGCCAAAGAGTTAGATGGTTTTGCTAAGTTGATATACCGTGATAATGAATTGTTAGGATATTGGATTGTAAGTGATAATTCTAGCGATTTAATGGCAGATAGTGCATTATGGTTTGATGGAGGATGTACTTTAGAAAAAATATCCCAATCTTTATTTATTAATCCTAGCCTATTGGAAGTATTGCCTGAATTATATTTAAAAAGTATTAAGGGAGATGAATGA
- the nagZ gene encoding beta-N-acetylhexosaminidase, producing MINKKAVLTSVLAMTIVLSIGCTSINTPIEAGNNDNPKQVEENNEEEEKIMESHNQEKEEPIDQVGLRIEEMTLDEKIGQLVLVGMDGYDVNDNIKELIQSYHVGGIILYRKNVKDSNQLLSLINSLKSSNSSNKAPLFISVDEEGGSVSRNPNEVKKLPTARSIGKTKDSSLAFEAGRLLGQTVKKFGYNMNFAPVLDIDSNPLNPVIGNRSFGGTIEVVSTMGFEMFKGINEEGVIPVIKHFPGHGDTSVDSHIGLPVVDHDLKRIMDFEIVPFKHTIDNGADVVMVSHILMSQIDPEYPASMSSMVINDILRDKLKFEGVVITDDMTMGAIEKNYNIGDAAVRSIKAGTDIILVGHNYEKAVTVFNAIKAGIDIGVISIDRIDESVYKILKLKEKYGLEDSVIEDLNVEEINRDIGKLIEKVK from the coding sequence ATGATTAATAAAAAAGCTGTTCTGACATCTGTACTTGCGATGACAATAGTTTTATCAATTGGTTGCACCAGTATAAACACACCAATAGAAGCTGGAAATAACGATAATCCAAAGCAAGTAGAAGAAAATAATGAAGAGGAAGAGAAAATAATGGAAAGCCATAATCAAGAGAAAGAAGAGCCTATAGATCAAGTAGGATTGCGAATAGAAGAAATGACATTAGACGAAAAAATTGGACAATTAGTTTTAGTAGGTATGGATGGCTATGATGTAAATGATAATATAAAGGAACTTATACAATCTTACCATGTAGGTGGAATAATATTGTATAGGAAAAATGTGAAGGATAGCAATCAGCTATTATCTTTAATAAACTCTTTAAAAAGTAGCAATTCTTCTAATAAAGCGCCTTTGTTTATTTCAGTAGATGAGGAAGGTGGATCTGTCAGCAGAAATCCTAATGAGGTTAAAAAACTTCCTACAGCAAGAAGCATAGGTAAAACAAAGGATAGTAGTTTAGCCTTTGAAGCTGGTAGATTATTAGGGCAGACAGTAAAAAAGTTTGGATATAATATGAATTTTGCACCTGTATTAGATATAGATAGTAATCCATTAAATCCTGTAATAGGGAATAGATCCTTTGGAGGTACAATAGAAGTTGTTTCAACTATGGGATTTGAAATGTTTAAGGGAATTAATGAGGAAGGTGTAATACCTGTAATTAAGCATTTTCCAGGGCATGGAGATACTAGTGTTGATTCACATATTGGACTACCAGTTGTAGATCATGATTTAAAAAGAATAATGGATTTTGAGATTGTACCATTTAAACACACTATAGATAATGGAGCAGATGTGGTTATGGTATCTCATATTCTTATGTCCCAGATAGATCCCGAGTACCCTGCTTCTATGTCTAGTATGGTTATTAACGACATATTAAGGGATAAGTTAAAATTTGAAGGTGTAGTTATTACAGATGATATGACGATGGGGGCTATAGAAAAGAATTATAACATAGGTGATGCAGCTGTTAGATCTATTAAAGCAGGGACAGACATAATTCTAGTAGGTCATAATTACGAAAAAGCGGTAACTGTGTTTAATGCAATAAAGGCAGGGATCGATATTGGTGTTATTTCAATAGATAGAATAGATGAAAGTGTATATAAAATATTAAAACTAAAGGAAAAGTATGGGCTGGAAGATTCAGTTATTGAGGATCTGAATGTTGAAGAAATTAATAGAGATATTGGTAAGTTAATAGAAAAGGTGAAGTAA
- a CDS encoding ABC transporter permease: MNKFKLDGEYILSITASILLALILGGIIMIFNGKNPIQGYGALITGAFGSKYALATTFTKTVPLILTGLATAIAFMTGIFNIGGEGQLYLGAFAATYIGFTFKGLPVSLGVILATICAAIAGAALSYIPAILKVKFKIDEVIVCVMLNSIAMLFTGYLVNYPFKATDGSMGGSNLIADQYKFSKLMDVSKLNTSIIYTAMIAIFIYYLIKKTSYGYDFKMIGENNLFAKYMGLATEKYMIVAMLISGALCGIAGAFEVYGLHYRFLPNLSKGYAFDGMLIALIVKNNPLGIIIMSIFFAALKTGSVVMELETGISSELVAVIQALIILFMAGETGFKEFFKRKNLSKKGA, from the coding sequence ATGAATAAATTTAAGTTAGATGGTGAATATATTTTGTCTATAACAGCTTCTATATTATTAGCACTAATATTAGGGGGTATCATTATGATTTTTAATGGTAAAAACCCTATTCAAGGCTATGGTGCACTTATTACTGGAGCATTTGGTAGTAAATATGCATTGGCGACTACCTTTACAAAAACAGTACCTCTTATTTTAACTGGTCTTGCTACGGCTATAGCATTTATGACGGGGATTTTCAATATTGGAGGTGAGGGTCAACTATATCTTGGTGCCTTTGCTGCAACATACATAGGATTTACATTTAAAGGTTTACCTGTATCCCTAGGTGTTATCTTAGCCACAATATGTGCTGCTATTGCTGGTGCTGCTTTAAGCTACATACCCGCTATACTTAAAGTTAAATTTAAAATTGATGAAGTAATTGTGTGTGTTATGCTTAACAGTATTGCTATGCTATTTACTGGATATTTAGTTAATTATCCTTTTAAGGCAACAGATGGTAGTATGGGAGGCTCAAACCTTATTGCGGATCAGTATAAATTCTCAAAGCTTATGGATGTGTCAAAGCTTAACACTAGTATTATTTATACAGCTATGATTGCCATATTTATTTATTATTTAATTAAGAAAACTTCCTATGGCTATGATTTTAAAATGATCGGAGAGAATAACCTATTTGCTAAGTATATGGGTCTTGCTACAGAAAAGTATATGATAGTAGCAATGTTAATCTCGGGTGCACTATGTGGTATAGCAGGAGCCTTTGAAGTGTATGGACTTCACTATAGATTTTTACCAAATCTTTCAAAAGGATATGCCTTTGACGGAATGTTAATAGCTTTAATTGTAAAAAACAATCCTTTAGGAATTATTATTATGTCCATATTTTTTGCCGCTTTAAAAACAGGTTCTGTAGTAATGGAATTGGAAACTGGTATATCATCCGAGCTTGTAGCAGTTATCCAAGCACTTATTATTTTATTTATGGCAGGTGAAACTGGATTTAAGGAATTTTTCAAAAGAAAAAATCTTAGTAAGAAAGGGGCATAG
- a CDS encoding BMP family lipoprotein yields MKNKIVKVISLLMVAMLVFVGCSSKPASNEGNNNEGNVTKESKVKVGLVVSGGLGDRSFYDSSNEGLELAKKDLGVEGKVLECKNDLSLLSDQLVQASNYGDIIVVVGFEFYEVIQEIAPQFPTKTYVYVDNAITGVDNIVSIQYKENEGSFLAGALAAMLSETGHIGMVGGVDLPVIRNFQVGYEEGAKYINSDIKADVIFAGDFEDPTKGKESAIAIYNKGADIVFHAAGKTGEGVFEAGKDLGKFAIGVDSDQRYINPDVIMYSMIKNVGLSVYETIENIGNGSVKGGEILTYGIKENGIGIGYGTNDMKQFVNDEMKAKLEEITEKIISGEIKVTEAR; encoded by the coding sequence TGAAGGTAATGTAACTAAAGAATCAAAGGTAAAGGTAGGATTAGTAGTTTCAGGTGGATTAGGAGATAGATCATTCTACGATTCAAGTAATGAAGGCCTAGAGTTGGCAAAAAAAGATTTAGGTGTTGAAGGCAAAGTATTAGAATGTAAAAATGACCTTTCTTTATTATCAGACCAATTAGTACAAGCTTCAAATTATGGCGATATTATAGTTGTTGTTGGCTTTGAATTCTATGAAGTAATTCAAGAGATTGCGCCACAATTTCCTACAAAAACATATGTATATGTAGATAATGCTATTACAGGAGTAGATAATATTGTGTCTATACAATATAAAGAAAATGAAGGTTCTTTCTTGGCTGGAGCTCTAGCTGCAATGTTAAGTGAGACAGGACATATTGGTATGGTTGGTGGTGTAGATCTTCCTGTTATTAGAAACTTCCAAGTCGGATATGAAGAAGGAGCGAAATATATTAACTCTGATATTAAAGCAGATGTTATTTTCGCAGGGGATTTCGAAGATCCAACAAAGGGAAAAGAATCTGCAATAGCTATATATAATAAGGGAGCAGATATTGTATTCCATGCTGCAGGAAAGACTGGTGAAGGTGTGTTTGAAGCTGGGAAAGACCTTGGTAAGTTCGCTATTGGTGTTGACTCTGACCAAAGATATATTAACCCAGATGTTATTATGTATAGCATGATTAAAAATGTGGGACTATCTGTTTATGAAACAATTGAGAATATAGGAAATGGATCTGTAAAGGGTGGAGAAATATTAACCTATGGAATTAAAGAAAATGGTATAGGAATTGGGTATGGTACAAATGATATGAAACAATTTGTTAATGATGAAATGAAAGCTAAGTTAGAAGAAATTACAGAAAAAATAATTAGTGGAGAAATAAAGGTAACAGAAGCCAGATAA
- a CDS encoding ABC transporter permease: MKDIFNLSLLQNMIRTATPLILAALGGLLTMQSGILNIGMEGMILLGAFFAVVGSYFFASSAMGVGLAVISGILIGLLFGIFVIELKSDEFVIGVAINILGAGLTVFLLRTIFGVKGAFSSPDIIPLPDINIGFLAKFPVLDAIFNNHSIFVYISWILVILVYIFLFKTPMGYWLRASGESPAALETAGVSPKKMKYISSILCGILCGFAGAHLSLGYLTLFTENMSANKGFIALSVIIFGSSHPIKAFFAALLFGFFDALGIRLQSVGIPSQFTQMIPYIATIVVLFIVSQKTFQRRKSSEV; the protein is encoded by the coding sequence ATGAAAGATATTTTTAACTTATCTTTATTGCAAAACATGATAAGGACGGCTACACCACTTATATTAGCCGCATTGGGAGGGCTATTAACCATGCAGTCTGGTATTTTAAATATAGGGATGGAAGGAATGATTCTTCTTGGTGCCTTCTTTGCTGTTGTTGGGAGTTATTTCTTTGCCAGTTCTGCAATGGGAGTAGGCTTAGCGGTTATTTCAGGAATTTTAATAGGGCTTTTATTTGGTATATTTGTTATAGAGCTAAAATCTGACGAGTTTGTTATAGGGGTTGCTATTAATATATTAGGTGCTGGCCTTACTGTATTTTTACTTAGAACAATTTTTGGTGTAAAGGGAGCATTTTCATCTCCAGATATTATTCCACTACCAGACATAAACATAGGTTTTTTAGCAAAGTTTCCGGTTTTAGATGCAATATTTAATAATCACTCAATTTTCGTTTATATAAGCTGGATATTAGTAATATTAGTTTACATATTTTTATTTAAGACACCTATGGGATATTGGCTTAGAGCATCTGGTGAAAGCCCAGCGGCTTTAGAGACAGCAGGAGTTAGCCCTAAGAAAATGAAATATATTAGTTCTATACTCTGTGGAATACTTTGCGGATTTGCTGGAGCCCATTTATCTCTTGGATATTTGACCCTATTTACTGAAAACATGAGTGCTAACAAAGGCTTTATAGCACTTTCTGTTATTATATTTGGTTCTTCTCATCCAATAAAAGCTTTTTTTGCAGCCCTATTGTTTGGATTTTTTGATGCTCTTGGCATTAGACTTCAAAGTGTTGGAATACCGTCACAATTTACTCAAATGATCCCATATATAGCGACAATTGTTGTATTATTTATAGTATCTCAAAAAACATTCCAAAGGAGAAAAAGCAGTGAAGTATGA